In one window of Nakamurella alba DNA:
- a CDS encoding enoyl-CoA hydratase/isomerase family protein, whose product MSTPELSTPEKSTTEETSVLRNYTPPELETLSLEVLPGGVVVLSIDRPDRMNSMTIRMFEEFGIVADALRDTGARAMILRGAGEKVFCAGFDLDEVGVLPSYGIREFLAFQEMATGGIAALRQSPFPIIAAIHGAAVGGGMALALAADIRLAAPTARFSAAFTRIGFSVGDLGTSWLLQRLIGPARTAELAFTARMVESDEAERIGLVNRIVPSADLMDEALTIAGQISANSPGGVRMSKRALHRNQEIGSYAAALELENRGQALLTRGSDMPEALSAFKEKRAPVFTGR is encoded by the coding sequence ATGTCCACGCCTGAGCTGTCCACGCCCGAGAAGTCCACGACCGAGGAGACGAGCGTGCTGCGCAACTACACCCCGCCGGAGCTGGAGACGCTGTCGCTGGAGGTGCTGCCGGGTGGCGTGGTGGTGCTCTCGATCGACCGGCCGGACCGGATGAACTCCATGACCATCCGGATGTTCGAGGAGTTCGGCATCGTCGCCGACGCGCTGCGCGACACCGGCGCCCGGGCGATGATCCTGCGTGGGGCGGGGGAGAAGGTCTTCTGCGCAGGTTTCGACCTGGACGAGGTGGGCGTGCTGCCGTCCTACGGGATCCGGGAGTTCCTGGCCTTCCAGGAGATGGCCACCGGGGGCATCGCGGCCCTGCGGCAGTCGCCGTTCCCGATCATCGCGGCGATCCACGGCGCCGCGGTCGGAGGTGGCATGGCGCTCGCCCTGGCGGCCGACATCCGGCTGGCCGCACCGACCGCGCGGTTCTCCGCGGCCTTCACCCGGATCGGCTTCTCCGTCGGTGATCTGGGAACCTCCTGGCTGCTGCAACGGCTGATCGGGCCGGCACGCACCGCCGAGCTGGCCTTCACCGCCAGGATGGTCGAATCCGACGAGGCCGAGCGCATCGGCCTGGTCAACCGGATCGTGCCCTCGGCGGACCTGATGGACGAGGCCCTGACGATCGCCGGACAGATCTCGGCGAACTCGCCGGGTGGGGTGCGGATGTCCAAGCGTGCCCTGCACCGCAACCAGGAGATCGGTTCCTACGCGGCCGCTCTCGAGCTGGAGAACCGGGGACAGGCGCTGCTGACCAGAGGCAGTGACATGCCGGAGGCCCTGTCTGCGTTCAAGGAGAAGCGAGCACCCGTCTTCACCGGCCGCTGA
- a CDS encoding MarR family winged helix-turn-helix transcriptional regulator gives MHPPSDEDLFRIERAIGHLARRVRTFGRRSAGDIHPGLSTAAFGLLRRLVESGPVRNRDLTEVFGIDKAAISRQLGQLVRMGLAERFPDPGDRRAPLVAATPDGARRVDDMLQRSHRMLRLQLSSWTEAEIENLRSVLERFNTDEPPLDAGDAPQGDVSGR, from the coding sequence GTGCACCCACCGTCCGACGAGGATCTCTTCCGCATCGAGCGGGCGATCGGGCATCTGGCCCGCCGGGTGCGCACCTTCGGCCGCCGGTCGGCCGGCGACATCCACCCCGGTCTGTCGACCGCCGCGTTCGGCCTGCTCCGCCGGCTGGTGGAGTCGGGCCCGGTCCGGAACCGGGACCTCACCGAGGTCTTCGGCATCGACAAGGCCGCCATCAGCCGTCAGCTGGGGCAATTGGTCCGGATGGGCCTCGCCGAGCGGTTCCCCGATCCGGGCGACCGGCGGGCGCCGCTGGTCGCGGCGACCCCGGACGGCGCGCGGCGGGTCGACGACATGCTGCAGCGCAGCCACCGCATGCTGCGCCTGCAGCTCTCGTCCTGGACCGAGGCGGAGATCGAGAACCTGCGGTCCGTGCTGGAACGGTTCAACACCGACGAACCACCCCTGGACGCCGGCGACGCACCCCAGGGTGACGTCAGCGGCCGGTGA